From Rhododendron vialii isolate Sample 1 chromosome 7a, ASM3025357v1:
TTAAGTGTCAAACACCTCATAACCTTCTCTGTATCATCTCTGGAGGATATACAATAAAAACTCATAGCTCCAACAATGAAACAGAGATGGCCCCATAAATCTCTTAATAACAAAAGTGAAATGGCATTTGCAAATAAATTCAAAACATGTAATCCTCATCTACTGTAGAAATGAAATTGGTAAGAAACTCCCTTCTCTAAGTGGGCTTTTATTTTCCATGAATCCTTAAATTGTTTTTCTATGTTACTTTTGGTCAGATGCTTCTTTAGCTGCTGTCTCCTTTGCTTGATCATTGACTGGTTCCATTAAAGACTCCACCTCTTTGTCTACTTCCTCAACCTGCATTATCATTCACATAATTAAAATCCCCAAGAAAAAAGCAATCTAGGCTTAAACTGCATTCGATCATGGATAGACctcttttttaattatattgTTCCTTTCAGAATGATCATCATAGTTTGGTTGAAATCTCGCAAATCATGGGGATAAAAGATCAATGAAATCAAAGAATTTACAGAAGGGAGTACAAAAGTAGGACCCCAAAGATATTGAGGCAAGAAATAAGTGAACAAGTACCTAATGTCAATGAGGTATTAGGGgcaattttccaatttttaagGAGTCGAGATTGTAATAATTGGTTAAAATACCAcggctttttttattttttatttaattatctaggGTTTAAATAGAACGGCTAGTGAAGTATTTTTTCACACAATGTTGAACTGACACCACTTGCCGGCTTGAAGGTGTCGCCAAACAATTAATGGGGACTTGAGTCAGCTTTTAGGAACAGTGGCTCAACCACCGgtatctattaaacaaagtgaGGCCGCTTGAATGATCTAGAACATATATTAGAGCATTTCTTACCTTTACTTCAAAATTGGAGATGTTCAAGCTTTTGAAGTTTTATGTGGCTTATGACTTCGCCAAATTTGTAGCAGTCAAAAAAGTTGTTCTCAAACAGTCATTTTTTCAAGTAACATGAGATTTGGCAGCTCATGCTATTGCTTTGAGCAATGACAAGGATGAAACCATTAGCCATGCCAAATTCGCTTGGAATTTGGTTTCCCATTTGACAGCGTCGCTTGGTGCACCTCAAGCTGTCAAATTCGACCTTTACTGGTGCAACGGAGGAATTGAAGAAACTATGTTTACAGTATATCTTGCACATCCATCGGGCAAATGCAGATGGAGTAGCGGATCCAAATTCATTCGAAGGGGGAGCAGAGCAGCAGGCAGGCAAAGCAAGGGAAGAGATACGAATTGCACCGAGAGCAATGCCCTTTCTGTTGTACTCTTGTTTCCTTTGATTTCATAACAACTAATCCAGTTTGCCAATGTTTTCTTCGTCGAAGAAAAGTGAAATTCACTTTCATGACTAATCAAAGAAAGACTTGAAAGTAATGGTATGAGAGGTAGTTGTGTCGTGTGGTAGTCTGTGGTAGATGATAAATTACACAAAGAAGTTAGTTAGGTAAAACAATACCTTGTCAATGAGATCATCTGCTAAATGGGCAGCCTTATCCGCTTTCTCGGCTGCATTTTCGACAGATTCAATGGCCTTCTCTAGCTTTCCACCTTTCGGGAGCTCATCTGCCACCTCCTTCGCCACCTTGTCCACTTCCTCCGCTACCTCCTCAACCACTTTTGTTACATGTTCTGCTCTCTCCGCCACGGCTTCAACGTCCTCTGCACAAACATTAATAATTTCAATTCAActttttccaagaaaataatCATGTAGCTCAAACTTGCACATTGATGCTTACTGGTCAATTTGAATAAAGGCCCCCATTTGTTCCTCAGAAAGGGTAGCATGATGGTAATTAGCGCTCCGAGAATCCAACCTTTCCTGCTAGAATACCAGTGAAAATATTTATTGATGTTGGAGAGGGGAAAGCTTTTGCCAAAAAAAcacgagagagaaagagaagaaatcaaTCTCTATTTGATTAAGATGAATCAAACGAAGTTGAAAAACattcatataagacgacactttGTTGAAAGATTCACTTACCAGGAATTCGAAGACGGGTCGGAAGGAAGGGGAGCTCCTCCTGGTTGGACATCGCTGTACACAACCAAGTCCCTGCAAAATAGTAGTAAAGATTTTCAACATCTTCCAAGAAAACAAATCGAATCAGGCGAAAGGAAATAGTCGAATGGAATAGTTACATGCTTCCATTTCTGCCCCTCCGCAATCCCCTTCCACCGCTGCGATACCTCAGCCCTCCATCATTGGCAAAACAAGATCGATCATTCTGTTTCGAAATCACCAAACGAAATCCGGGACTGCTACTACAGATGAAAGTTTCGGACTTCGAACAGGGCTTGATTTGTAAATTGGTCAAACTTTGAGGGGTGATCAATCTGGTTGTCGACATGGATATCTGGGGCCCTGACCTCTCTGGTTTTGGTCTACTAGGCCTCGTTAAGTTTGATGAAGAAGGAGATTTACAGGCTgttaataattaaatttaaggtTTGTTAGGTTGGAAAAGTTGTTTATATTAATGTTGTCAAGCCATCAAGTGGGATTTTTCTAATagctaaagtcaaaattttgaaattaaaaatccaCACGCTACGCAATCCTTTTTGGCGgatttgagtttttttcttcttcttttttttctttgaaatctCCTTAATCAAAGGTTTTGCACATGTTTAGGTGCATGCAGCTCTATAGGGAAAAGTGATCGCCAATGTCAGGGTCTAttgtttatttctttatttttagaTACAGGTTTGCTTGATCTTGTTTGGATGTGGGAGGGAGCGTGGAGCTTGATACCAAGGTTATGAATTCCGTATTGTACTGGTCAGTACACATTGATTGATATTGTCCAAATCCGATACTTTACGCCTTCAATTATTCTGTCCTGTCTCAAATACCGGACAGTACTGGACtgcttttaaatttattttatgcttTCATAACCGGACAATACTGGTCGGTACTGGTAAATACCGCACGATGCCggactactttttttttaataaatttgtatATTATTCTAGTAAATTCTTTTATGTAGAAAAAATAACACTAACAACaataaatccgaaacggtacgcGGTATCTCATCGGTACGTACCGAACCAGTAGAAAAACTAGTACTCTAGGCGGTACGGTATTTAAAACCTTGTTTAATACCACGATACACCAAAGTCTCATGCATACAAGTATCCAACTTGCCTATAATTTTAGATGTTTCGCAAAATGGTAGGACTCAGGATGCCCGGCAACATGCTCCTCCTGTGCACATGAATGCATCATTTGAGGAGTGGTGGTCAATtagtgagccattttttgcttCGGTAAAAAGAA
This genomic window contains:
- the LOC131333976 gene encoding uncharacterized protein LOC131333976 isoform X1, producing MSTTRLITPQSLTNLQIKPCSKSETFICSSSPGFRLVISKQNDRSCFANDGGLRYRSGGRGLRRGRNGSMDLVVYSDVQPGGAPLPSDPSSNSCFPLSNINKYFHWYSSRKGWILGALITIMLPFLRNKWGPLFKLTKDVEAVAERAEHVTKVVEEVAEEVDKVAKEVADELPKGGKLEKAIESVENAAEKADKAAHLADDLIDKVEEVDKEVESLMEPVNDQAKETAAKEASDQK
- the LOC131333976 gene encoding uncharacterized protein LOC131333976 isoform X2, giving the protein MSTTRLITPQSLTNLQIKPCSKSETFICSSSPGFRLVISKQNDRSCFANDGGLRYRSGGRGLRRGRNGSMDLVVYSDVQPGGAPLPSDPSSNSCRKGWILGALITIMLPFLRNKWGPLFKLTKDVEAVAERAEHVTKVVEEVAEEVDKVAKEVADELPKGGKLEKAIESVENAAEKADKAAHLADDLIDKVEEVDKEVESLMEPVNDQAKETAAKEASDQK
- the LOC131333976 gene encoding uncharacterized protein LOC131333976 isoform X3 — translated: MSTTRLITPQSLTNLQIKPCSKSETFICSSSPGFRLVISKQNDRSCFANDGGLRYRSGGRGLRRGRNGSMDLVVYSDVQPGGAPLPSDPSSNSWKGWILGALITIMLPFLRNKWGPLFKLTKDVEAVAERAEHVTKVVEEVAEEVDKVAKEVADELPKGGKLEKAIESVENAAEKADKAAHLADDLIDKVEEVDKEVESLMEPVNDQAKETAAKEASDQK